The nucleotide window ACCTTGCTCTTCCCGCGGTGGTGGGCCTGGGAAAGCTTGGCGCAGGAGAGCTCGGGTTTTCAAGTGATTTAGATATTTTCTTTATCTACGATTCAGATGCTCTTTCCGAAACTCAAAAAGAATACGCACAGGACAGTTACACTAAAATCGCACAACGCTGCCTGAGCATTTTATCACAACCTCATGAGCAAGGCGCAGCTTACCAAGTGGATACCCGTTTGCGCCCAAGCGGCCGACACGGCCTACTCGTAGTCTCTCTCGCCGCTTTTGATCGCTACCATGAAGAGCACGCCGAGGCCTGGGAGCGACAAAGTTTGATTCGAGCACGTCCCATTTCAGCTTCGGAGTCGCTGAAGCAGGCCCTGGATAAGCGCTTCGCCCATCTTGCCTACGAGCATCAAGCACCTGAGGCTCATAAACTCGCGCACCTTCGAGCCCGCATGCAAAAAGAACTTGCTTCGGAGACGGCGCATAAAGTTAACCCGAAGTATGGTTACGGCGGACTTGTCGATATTGAATTCCTCGTGCAGTGGCTGCAGATGCGCCACGGCAGTGATTCCAATGTACGCACTCCTCACACACTCTCTGCCCTCCGCAAACTCTCCGAAGCAGGATATTTTCCGAAGAACCAAGCTAAAATGCTCGAGCACTGTTATAGTTGGTTTAGAAGTATTGAGCAGAGTCTGCATCTCATGAAACCCTACGGACAGCTTTTTATCTCGCGAGACGACCCAACGCTTAGTAAGCTTGCAGCCTCACTTCGTGTTCGTGCTCGAGACGCCATGTCAGTCGAAGAGGCCTTCTTCGCGACGTATAAGCAGAACGCCGAGTTTTGCCGTTCCATGTTCGAAGAATACCTCTGCAAAGTGGATGCCGCCGCACCTTGGAGTGAGCAGTGAACCAGCTTTCCGTTCTAATCGCACATCCTGAACAAAAAGTGGCCACCGCCATCGCGGATGAAGTCCGGCAAAGCGGTCATTCGGCCACAAAAGTATATGACGGCAAAGATGTGCTACGTGCTTTTGAACAAAAAACTTTGATGCGCTGATCGTCCATGTTGCGCTACGAGGACAAGACGGAATCAGCACCTCAGAAAGCATCCGTAAATCAGCAAAGGGCATAGACCTGCCCATCATCCTGACGGGCACGCCCAATGTCGATGCATTGAAACTCGAAGCACTTGCCGAAAGCATTCGCGCAACAGCCTTTGTGCTTAGCGACGACAATGTTCGTTTTGTGGTGCGCTTGCTCGACGACCTGGTCCACCGCTCACCCACAAAACCCTCCGTACACCCTGAAGCGCCCGACGGCGCTCCCGATTACGATACAGGCGAAAACAAAAGCGACGAGCACTTTGCCGAAGGCGAAGAGCGGCAAACCAAAGTCGATGACGCGCCCTATAGCGAACTTGAAAAGACTCCATTATCCCTTGGGCTCAAGGCGACGATCCCGACGCTGAAACCGAAGGACAAAATGTCGAAGCTCAAGTCCGTGCAATCCAAGAAAACGAAAGCGCCACCACTGGCAACTTCAAGAGCATGCCCTTCCCCCGACTGCTACGCCAAATGGCCGACACACGCAGCACAGGCGCGATTGCCATTTACCATCACGACAGCGACCGAAAAACCACCACTGGAGAGGCACCTAAAAAGGTCGTTTACTTTCGAAATGGCATCCCTGCCTATGTCGAATCCAATCTTGTTCATGAATGCTTGGGACACATGCTGGTCCGACAAGGAAAAATCGACCGAAGCATTTTAGAAGAATCCGTTAAGCGGATGCACAGTGAAAAGCGAAAACAAGGCGACATTCTAGTGGCACTTGGTGTGCTGAGCACCGCAGAGCTCAATGAAGCCTTGCAAGAGCAACTTCAACGCAAACTCTTTGATTTGTTTGGTTGGCGACATGCTTCGTTTCACTTGCTCAAGAACGAAAGCAAGCTCCCCGGCATCATCCGTCTTGAGATGGGCCTTGCGGAAGTGATTTTTGAAGGCGTCGTAAGGCAGATCCCACCGCAACGTCTTTTGCGCTTACTTGAACCTCACATGACCCACTACGTTGTGCCCAATCACCAACGCGCCGAAGTCTTTCTGAAGATGGATCTCGTGGATGAAGCACGCGACGTCGTGCTCAAGCTCAACGGTTCCATGACCATGTCCCAGGTGCTTAGAACCGCTACGAAGCGACCCGGAGCCGTTGCGCAACTGCTCTATGCGATGGCCACGGTCGAAGCCCTTCGCTTTTCCTTAGAGCCAGACCAGGTCGCCTCAGTTCAAGACTATCTTGCTGAAACGCAAAGTTTTATGGTCCCC belongs to Myxococcales bacterium and includes:
- a CDS encoding DUF4388 domain-containing protein, producing MPFPRLLRQMADTRSTGAIAIYHHDSDRKTTTGEAPKKVVYFRNGIPAYVESNLVHECLGHMLVRQGKIDRSILEESVKRMHSEKRKQGDILVALGVLSTAELNEALQEQLQRKLFDLFGWRHASFHLLKNESKLPGIIRLEMGLAEVIFEGVVRQIPPQRLLRLLEPHMTHYVVPNHQRAEVFLKMDLVDEARDVVLKLNGSMTMSQVLRTATKRPGAVAQLLYAMATVEALRFSLEPDQVASVQDYLAETQSFMVPSPEQESTAPASTTAEAPVPEYGSYATTEVTSGETPNQRTRSKNESVTANADPAPATETTNTEQLDREVELTFQAERLFRLGKRSLRNKEYDRALLLFNQAHKLCPDEGEFMLYVGYLTHLMADGKPKQNEKAKKIIERAIEHAPHLYEAHLFYARVLRSLAKDGNAKSALQRAIALEPQRSEAQEELEDLDRDN